The Arthrobacter zhaoxinii sequence TTGACCATTTGATACAGCCATTCCTCGTCCTCGCCGGAGAGGATGTCGCGGGAGGGCAGGATGTCATTCAGGGTGCCGGGGCGGCGGCGGGTATGAACAGGCCCCGCCGCCCACCCCATCATCAGGAACCAGCCGGAGAAGGGCAGGTGGGTGTAGCTGTCGTCTTCCTTCGTAAGGACAGGAAAATCATCCCAGCTCACCATCACCCGCCCCTCCCCGTGTTCCGTAGCCGGGTCTAGCCGAAGAGCGCCGAAGCCTTGGTCAGGGTCTGAAAGATCCCGTAGGCCAGCGGAGCTCCCACCAGCACCCAGCTCACTGTCAGCTTTGCCTTAGTCATTAGCGTTCTCCGTTTACGGTAGCGGTCTGTTCCGGAGCCGCCGGTGAAGACGTCGGCTCGTGGTAGCGGGATGCCACCGGTGTCACCAGCAGGTTGGCGATGAAGCCCACCACCAGCAGGCCCACCATGGTCAGGAGCGCGGGCTGGTAAGCCGCGGCCGTGAGTTCACCGGGGGTGCCCTGGGAATCCAGGAACGAGTTGACGATCAGCGGACCGGCAATGCCGGCGGCAGACCATGCAGTGAGCAGTCGGCCGTGGATCGCGCCGACCTGGTAGGTGCCAAAGAGATCCCGCAGGTAGGCCGGTGCCGTAGCGAATCCGCCTCCGTAGAAGGAAATGATGATGAACGCCAAAGCCACGTAGAGGAAGGTGGAACCGCCGCCGAACAGGGACAGCAGGATGTACAAGGTGGCACCGAGGCCGAGGTAGATCATGTAGATGCGCTTGCGGCCGACCAGGTCCGACGTGGCGGACCAGACAAAACGACCGCCCATGTTTCCAATGGAAAGCAGGCCCACAAACCCACCGGCAACGGCGGCGGAGACCAGGGAGACGCCGTCGGGCTGGCGGAAGAAGTCCTGGATCATCGGGGCAGCCTGCTCCAGGATGCCGATGCCGGCGGTGACGTTGCAGAAGAGCACAACCCAGACCAGCCAGAACTGCTTTGTCTTGATGGCGTTGGCCGCGGAGACGTGGTTGGTGGTGACCATGGCCTTGGCCTTGACCTTGGAGGGGTCGAAGCCTGCGGGCTTCCAGTCTGCCGCCGGCACGCGGATGCTCCACGCTCCGTAAAGCATGTAGACCAGGTACACCAACCCCAGGGTCAGGAACAGTTTGCCCACGGCGTCGCCGCTGGCCACCCACCCTTCGGTTCCGGACTCCGGATCAAAGAAGCCCAGAAGGGCCGAGGACAGCGGGCTGGCGACCAGCGCGCCGCCGCCGAAGCCCATGATGGCCATGCCCGTGGCGAGTCCCGGACGGTCCGGGAACCACTTCATCAGGGTGGAGACCGGGGAAATGTAGCCGATGCCCAGTCCAATGCCCCCGATGACGCCGTAGCCCAGGTACAGCAGCCAAAGCTGTCCGGTAAAGATGCCCAGGGCACCGATGAGGAAACCGCCCGCCCAGAAAACGGCGGAGACAAACATCGCCTTGCGTGGGCCGTTGCGGTCCACCCAGGTGCCCATGACTGCAGCGGAGAGCCCGAGCATCACGATGGCGATCGAGAAGATGACGCCAATCTGCGTAAGGCTGGCGTCGAAGTACTCCACCAGAGCCGTCTTGTACACGCTCGTTGCATACACCTGGCCAATACACAGGTGCACTGCCAGCGCCGCGGGCGGGATCAGCCACCGGTTAAATCCGGGCGGCGCGATAGTTCGGTCGCGGTCCAGCCAGCTCATAAAAACTCCTCTATTTAGCTAAAAAACGTTTCTGTAATCCACGATGCCCCATATGGGCCCAGTTACCCCGGTCGACACGCATTTCCCGGCATTCCGCGCAACCTACTCGCCGGTAACTAATTTCGAAAAAGCCTTGCTTTGTTACCGGCGGGTAGCTTAGATGTAACAGACATCACACTTAATCCGGCCGGCGGCGTCTCGATGTGGCGGCGGAACCGGTCACTTGCACCCCGCGCAGGCTACGCCCACAGGCGTATTGGTTGCCGCGTAGCCAGTCTCAAAAATCCGTAAGAAGCAGAAAAAGGA is a genomic window containing:
- a CDS encoding OFA family MFS transporter gives rise to the protein MSWLDRDRTIAPPGFNRWLIPPAALAVHLCIGQVYATSVYKTALVEYFDASLTQIGVIFSIAIVMLGLSAAVMGTWVDRNGPRKAMFVSAVFWAGGFLIGALGIFTGQLWLLYLGYGVIGGIGLGIGYISPVSTLMKWFPDRPGLATGMAIMGFGGGALVASPLSSALLGFFDPESGTEGWVASGDAVGKLFLTLGLVYLVYMLYGAWSIRVPAADWKPAGFDPSKVKAKAMVTTNHVSAANAIKTKQFWLVWVVLFCNVTAGIGILEQAAPMIQDFFRQPDGVSLVSAAVAGGFVGLLSIGNMGGRFVWSATSDLVGRKRIYMIYLGLGATLYILLSLFGGGSTFLYVALAFIIISFYGGGFATAPAYLRDLFGTYQVGAIHGRLLTAWSAAGIAGPLIVNSFLDSQGTPGELTAAAYQPALLTMVGLLVVGFIANLLVTPVASRYHEPTSSPAAPEQTATVNGER
- a CDS encoding MFS transporter small subunit yields the protein MTKAKLTVSWVLVGAPLAYGIFQTLTKASALFG